The sequence below is a genomic window from Coffea arabica cultivar ET-39 chromosome 4c, Coffea Arabica ET-39 HiFi, whole genome shotgun sequence.
AGTGGTTGAACTACAAGTGATTAGTTTTATAGGGGTTTACAGAGGATATTTGTTGTTGCATTAGatcaaaattgaagttgttatgCAGTTGATTATATATGTGTTTAACTAAATTGGTCAAATATTTTTGCCAATTTGACAAGAAATTATTAACTTTACATATGATATTGCTAAAGTAGTATATATATGGCATAATCTTGTGAGTTGTGCATATGAAGCTTGATCATATACTGTATATGTGGTTTTAAATTAAGCTCAATAAACTCAAGAATTAGTACTGTATAATTTAATTTCATCTCATTTAGTTTTGTGACCTACTAGAGCTTGAAAATTATTACATCAAGCTTAAGTCGGGAATGAATAATTTACAAGTAGTTTGTTAAATGTTTAATTTTAGTCTCatcaaaactaaaataaatgcgggcatattataatattatattttttataaatttttattaaaaaaacgTGGGTGATTATgatagaaaattatttttaaaaaaaattaggtacgtttcttttaactttttgtaatgtgatttatttaaatttaaagatAATTAgaaagatatttttttttttaaaaaaaaagagtagttCAAAATATGCGGAAGTGGGCCATAGACAAAAGCTTCAAGATTATGTGGCGAGCCGCCATGACCTGAAAACTGACGTCTGAAACACGTGTTCCATCTATGGCTTCCGTGGTTTTGGACCCACTTGCATGGCGATTCTATGTATCAACCCTTCCGATACCGCTGAATTACCTTCTCGCCACCGACCCCGTAGATTAAGTTTGGGGCTCTAAAAAGACGAATTTGACATTTGATGGAACGGCAATTTCGCTTTTACAAAAGTGGAGATGATGGATGGATTAGAGTATAAACCTAGGACTCGTGTTAATATGAGCCTAGTTGCATCTAATTTTTTAATCAATAAAGCACTTTTAATATTAGTTCAAAATTGATACTTTCAGAGCAAATTTTGTGttccaaaaaatataaaattaactttaacaattttattataaattttgaaacaactgaagagataaataaattttaaaaattcacattatcaaataaaaaatacTTATACAAGTATACATCTAAACAATATAATTAAGCACTCGATGAGTATTTTGATCAAAAACTGTACTGATAAAGTGATTTTAATAAGCCCCACCACAACCTCCTTTAATTGGTTAAACTACTAGTACATAATTCATTGGaattttggataaaattgactaaactatgacaatttgaaaatttataaCTCTTAAACATACATGGAATGTCTATGTACTacaagaaaattttaattttatcagtTATTGGAAACTTGATTTTTCAATTGTGCTATAGTTATTTAAAGTATTGACAACAAGAAAAATGTGAAGAAAAATCGTCGTGATcgtagaaaaaaggaaaacaattttgtcaaatttctaGTTTTGCTTACTTGATGTAAAATAAATATAGAATATTACATTTTTCTAAGAAAAAATAGTCAATTTAATCAAATCATAATGCAGATAATACATAGATTTAAGGTGCTGAAGATAAATTTAAAAACTGGGATGTTGGCTAGTTTTTCGAAGTCAATTTTTCAACTATTTATCTCCAATTTTTAGTTTGTATTCCAAATAGATGTTGACGAGTTTGATCTTATTAATTTAAATTCAAGGCAAACATTTTTCTTGAGAATCATAAAACGCAATGTTCCTTGTACTTGATAAACACTACTAATGGATTATTACAACGGCTAatgcatttttcttctcttgtatTTGAGTTGAATCCGTATTGATCAACTGAAGTCTCACCTCTTCTGCCTTTTTCTCATGGTTGAAGGAAGGTTGCAAGAACAGGTAAAAGTATGACAGAATCAGtccattcaaaaacaaaaaaaaaaaacaaaacgtTGGGAGAGGGTGTTAAACTATAGCCAACGACGGGAAGGGCAAAATGAGAAATTCACAGAAGAACAGCAGCTAGAGCCAGCGGATTTAAAACTTCTCCCTGAATAATGGAAACCAGCGAAGCTTAAGAATACGCTGCCCCACGATACCACTTCTTGGTCTTTGGTAAAAACCACTTGCGCCAGCTGCCACAAGTTCTCTCGCACTTCCCCCCGGTCCCCCTTCTCCCCCACCATTGCTACAGTACACTTCTTATTAGTATGGCACTACTTCCTAATTCTCCCCTCCcatacataaataataataaaaacccATCTCAATTTCTCTCAGTTTCCCAGAGCCCCTCTTTCCCCAGTTATCTCCTCTTTCCTTCCTCCACTGTCCACCCCAGCCAGACAAAATCCTCCATAATTGGAACCCCACCAAAGACTCAAATtcaaggaacaaaaaaaaaaagagacataACCATTAATCATGCGGATGAGCTGCAATGGATGCCGGGTTCTCCGGAAAGGGTGTAGTGAAAAATGCAGCATCAAACCTTGCCTTCATTGGATCAAGTCCCCCGAAGCCCAGGCCAACGCCACCGTCTTCCTTGCCAAGTTTTACGGCCGCGCCGGCCTCCTCAACCTCATCAATGCTGGCCCTGATCACCTCCGCCCCGGTACTCCTCCTATCCCATCTCATACCATTAAATTAACAGCTAAAGAATCACCcccttttttatttcctttaaatctaattcctcttcttttttaaaaaaaaaaattttccattcaaaagtAATTCAGTCCCGCAAGTCCTTAATACGCTATAGTGTAAAGTCAATTGTCCTAAACAAAATAAAGTGTGGTCCCAAACGAAAAATTAGGAGAAATAATGCTTGAATTCCTTAAGTGGTaattatattttctgatttatgGTATCAATATTTCTATGTTATGATGATTATTGCAGGGATATTTAGATCTTTGTTATACGAGGCATGTGGGCGAATTGTGAATCCAATATACGGCTCGACTGGCTTGTTGTGGTCGGGAAACTGGCATCTCTGTCAAGCTGCAGTTGAAGCCGTTCTTAGTGGCTCCCCGATTTCGCAAGTTTCGGCCGACTCGGCTGCATGCACCGTGTGCCCACCCCTCAAGGCAGGTGATATTCGCCACGTGTCCAAGGACGAGAACTCGGCTGGCTCAGCAGCGCGAGATCTTCACAAGGTGAAGTGTAGTAAGGGCAAGTTCAAGCGAGCCGGGGTGAAGCAGCCGAAGGTGAGGGTGGAGTCGCCTGATGTGGATAACGCGGCTCGAGTTATGTGGAGCTGGTCTCacaaagaggaggaggaggaggaagaggttGTGGGATCGCCGAGCCGTGACTCGGGAGTGAGCCAGCATGTTGAGCCGCCGAGTCGGGGCGGTGAGTGTGGGGATGCTGACAGTGCTTCCGTGGAGACGGTGGAGGAGTCGCTTGTTAAGCCGGATGAGCCAGCCGATGGGAGTGATGTGGAGCTGGAGCTGACTCTCGGCTTTGAGCCTGTTCTGTGTAGGCAGCGGAAAGTGGGGCGCCATGAATCCGACGGAGGTGTTAACAAGTAAGAGGAGCTTGGTTAATAATTCTcaggagttaaaaaaaaaaatcatttttggcgGCTCATATTCACATTATCTTAGTTTAGttgccttctctctctctctctctgtttttttttggttctttttcGGATTGGGGATGGGGGAGTAATTTTTGTGTAAAGagggttttcaatttttgttacTTTGGGCGATAAGAGTGTAAAATCTGGCCATGGTGACGTTGTGGCTGTGGTCCCAGTGgatgtacatttttttttttataatgatAAAATGGGTCCACGATTCCATTAAATTGGAGCAAATTTTTATTGAAGGTGGCTCCTGAGTTGTAAGTTATCAGCCGGGTTAGGATTAGCAAAAAATCCATCCATGTCAAGAATACGAATTGATTTTGCTGATAGTAATTTTCAATAGTAATTGGTGGGGGtagtaattttgtgaaaagggtttttttttttttgaaattatttttgttattttggacATCAAAGGGTGTAAAATTTCGGCATGGTGACCGACCCTTTTGGCTGTAGAAAGTGTCGCCAATTCCGTTTAGTTTGGAGCAGGTTGTGGTCCGGAGGTTAGCTTTGAGTTGTCCCTGAATAGCCAAAAAGCCGCAATGTGTATCAAGAATAATAAAATATGTCTCCGAACTTGATAGGATTTTGGCCATCACATTAATTTAACGTGGGATGAGAGGTCAAGTTCAAACCTTGTCTTTCATTATTAATCTGTCTTCCAAATTCATACAGTTGCGCGGACGGAAGGTCAAGgttcaaattttatcttttattaataTGCCTTCTAAATTCATACATCATTAATATGCCTTCTAAATTCATACAACTGTG
It includes:
- the LOC113738458 gene encoding LOB domain-containing protein 40-like, translating into MRMSCNGCRVLRKGCSEKCSIKPCLHWIKSPEAQANATVFLAKFYGRAGLLNLINAGPDHLRPGIFRSLLYEACGRIVNPIYGSTGLLWSGNWHLCQAAVEAVLSGSPISQVSADSAACTVCPPLKAGDIRHVSKDENSAGSAARDLHKVKCSKGKFKRAGVKQPKVRVESPDVDNAARVMWSWSHKEEEEEEEVVGSPSRDSGVSQHVEPPSRGGECGDADSASVETVEESLVKPDEPADGSDVELELTLGFEPVLCRQRKVGRHESDGGVNK